A portion of the Halalkalicoccus tibetensis genome contains these proteins:
- a CDS encoding IclR family transcriptional regulator: MAEPKHPVRTVDRAFEIIEIVQELDGAGVSEVSERVDIGKSAVHNHLNTLVNKEYLSKKGDEYQIGLSFLGLGAYARNRTGIYNAARHEVDNLADETGELANLLIEQNGTGIYLYQSKGENAVELDTYEGKRVRLHCTGLGKAILAFRPREEVEEILDTHGMPGMTDRTITDREEFFDELEVIRERKYATDREERLMGLCCVAAPITNDQDRSIGAISVACPLHRVGDERFHEDLPNSVLGTANVIELEYNYS, translated from the coding sequence ATGGCAGAACCGAAACACCCCGTTCGAACGGTCGACAGGGCGTTCGAGATCATCGAGATCGTCCAGGAGCTGGACGGTGCGGGGGTATCCGAGGTGTCCGAGCGCGTCGACATCGGAAAGAGCGCGGTGCACAACCACCTGAACACGCTGGTGAACAAGGAGTACCTCTCGAAGAAGGGCGACGAGTACCAGATCGGCCTTTCGTTTCTGGGTCTCGGGGCGTACGCCAGGAACCGAACGGGGATCTACAACGCCGCCCGGCACGAGGTCGACAACCTCGCGGACGAGACGGGGGAGCTCGCGAACCTCCTCATCGAGCAGAACGGGACCGGGATCTACCTCTATCAGTCGAAGGGCGAGAACGCGGTCGAGCTCGACACCTACGAGGGAAAGCGCGTCAGGTTGCACTGTACGGGGCTCGGCAAGGCGATACTCGCCTTCCGTCCGCGCGAGGAGGTCGAGGAGATCCTCGACACCCATGGCATGCCCGGGATGACCGACCGAACCATCACCGACCGCGAGGAGTTCTTCGACGAACTCGAGGTCATCCGTGAGCGCAAGTACGCGACCGATCGCGAGGAGCGGCTCATGGGGCTGTGCTGTGTCGCCGCCCCCATCACCAACGACCAGGACCGGAGCATCGGTGCCATCAGCGTCGCCTGTCCCCTTCACCGCGTCGGCGACGAGCGGTTCCACGAGGATCTCCCGAACTCCGTTCTGGGCACGGCGAACGTCATCGAGCTGGAGTACAACTACTCGTAG
- a CDS encoding ABC transporter ATP-binding protein, translating to MSSIEFEGVRKVYDGDVVAVEDFDLEIEGGEFLTLVGPSGSGKSTLLRMVAGLEEITGGTISIGGERVNKLPPRHRDIAMVFQSYALYPHLSVRENMAFGLKRSTDLPDDEIYDRVEEAAELMGIPELLDDRPKQLSGGQQQRVATGRAIVRQPAVFLFDEPLSNLDAKLRKHMRTELQRIQQELETTAIYVTHDQEEAMTMSDRIAILNHGELQQVGTPREVYNRPRNLFVGQFIGSPSMNVFDIEYEPTDDGGRLVGDIDLPIDSERAERIEAAGFNRMKLGVRPEDISVSETRTEGTISAGVDIVEPLGARDLLYFDIGEDDGIVNEGIPDPDEEGEAAPDVEVEERKAFIEPEAIPQDTAEVFLDLNLDQAHLFDADSGLSLAYADERREVAPSA from the coding sequence ATGAGCTCTATCGAGTTCGAGGGAGTGAGAAAGGTCTACGACGGGGACGTCGTGGCGGTGGAGGACTTCGATCTGGAGATAGAGGGCGGCGAATTCCTCACCCTGGTGGGACCGAGTGGCTCCGGGAAGTCGACGCTGCTGCGGATGGTGGCGGGTCTCGAGGAGATCACCGGCGGGACCATCTCGATCGGCGGCGAGCGGGTCAACAAGCTCCCGCCGCGCCACCGCGACATCGCGATGGTGTTCCAGAGCTACGCGCTCTATCCCCACCTCTCGGTCCGCGAGAACATGGCGTTCGGGCTCAAGCGCTCGACCGACCTCCCGGACGACGAGATCTACGACCGCGTCGAGGAGGCCGCCGAGCTGATGGGGATCCCGGAGCTGCTCGACGACCGGCCCAAGCAGCTCTCGGGCGGCCAGCAACAGCGCGTCGCGACCGGACGGGCGATCGTCCGCCAACCCGCCGTGTTCCTGTTCGACGAACCGCTCTCGAACCTCGACGCGAAGCTCCGGAAACACATGCGCACGGAACTCCAGCGCATCCAGCAGGAGCTCGAGACGACGGCGATCTACGTCACCCACGACCAGGAGGAGGCGATGACGATGTCCGACCGGATCGCGATCCTCAACCACGGCGAGCTCCAGCAGGTCGGGACGCCGCGCGAGGTCTACAACCGGCCGCGCAACCTGTTCGTCGGGCAGTTCATCGGGAGCCCGTCGATGAACGTCTTCGACATCGAGTACGAGCCCACTGACGACGGCGGCCGGCTCGTCGGCGACATCGACCTCCCGATCGATTCCGAGCGTGCCGAACGCATCGAGGCCGCCGGCTTCAACCGGATGAAGCTGGGGGTCCGGCCCGAAGACATCAGCGTCAGCGAGACCCGCACGGAGGGCACGATCAGCGCCGGCGTCGACATCGTCGAACCCCTCGGCGCGCGCGACCTGCTGTACTTCGACATCGGCGAGGACGACGGGATCGTCAACGAGGGGATCCCGGACCCCGACGAGGAGGGGGAGGCGGCGCCGGACGTCGAGGTCGAGGAACGGAAGGCGTTCATCGAGCCCGAGGCGATCCCCCAGGACACCGCCGAGGTCTTCTTGGACCTGAACCTGGATCAGGCGCACCTCTTCGACGCCGACTCCGGCCTCAGCCTCGCGTACGCCGACGAGCGTCGCGAGGTGGCGCCCTCGGCCTGA
- a CDS encoding TCP-1/cpn60 chaperonin family protein, whose protein sequence is MPGNDATTPVGWEQLSPAETRRGIRQAAREMGGLVRSTLGPLGVDKMVVRRMQDDTIRTFVSNDGVAILEEFEGETDHPIANRFIALAEDHEDALGDGTTTTTLLTSELLATGIDLIEEGVPPTAVVEGFSIGAQRTLEVWDELAIPVAESDRPTVRSAFDRARLERIARGGMTNGRAGAWPLAGLAEDVVDAVLRVWEPRRGTVHLGYVAIETFPGGDVTDSELIPGTLLPYDPMTADDRLPVEGGVLLIDGDLQPRELRSGSVAIDGARAGAVDEFDTESARIAEAIARSGVEAAFVTGDASAAIGDRLAERGVVTVRNVKRSDIDVLSRVTGATSRGPVTPNNPPLDAELGVGSVGWREATGGKRWLEVTAPAGSEPRSVGLVVRGGTESSAGEAERRIKDGLNAVRAAIKRPAALPGGGAADLAAARAVRELAPKFDGREQLAVEGFAEAMEVVPRTLARNAGRDPIDSMTDLRVRHDAGRSRAGIDADGRLVDDVVAASDALNAHLVRTGGLIRGVEFANSLFTVDGVVFNDGPPVPFGDDGQ, encoded by the coding sequence ATGCCGGGAAACGACGCGACCACGCCAGTCGGCTGGGAGCAGCTGTCGCCGGCCGAGACGAGACGAGGGATACGGCAGGCGGCACGGGAGATGGGTGGGCTGGTACGGAGCACGCTCGGCCCGCTGGGCGTCGACAAGATGGTCGTCCGCCGGATGCAGGACGACACCATCCGCACGTTCGTCAGCAACGACGGCGTGGCGATCCTCGAGGAGTTCGAGGGCGAGACCGACCACCCGATCGCGAACCGTTTCATCGCGCTCGCGGAGGACCACGAGGACGCGCTGGGCGACGGGACGACGACGACGACGCTGCTGACGAGCGAGCTGCTGGCGACGGGCATCGACCTGATCGAGGAGGGCGTCCCCCCGACGGCCGTCGTCGAGGGGTTCTCGATCGGCGCCCAGCGAACGCTCGAGGTCTGGGACGAGCTCGCGATCCCGGTCGCGGAGAGCGACCGTCCGACCGTCCGATCGGCCTTCGATCGGGCACGGCTCGAACGCATCGCCCGCGGCGGGATGACGAACGGTCGGGCCGGCGCCTGGCCGCTCGCGGGGCTCGCCGAGGACGTGGTCGACGCCGTCCTCCGCGTCTGGGAGCCCCGGCGGGGGACCGTCCATCTGGGCTACGTCGCGATCGAGACGTTCCCCGGCGGCGACGTGACCGATAGCGAACTGATTCCCGGAACCCTGCTGCCGTACGACCCGATGACGGCGGACGATCGCCTCCCGGTCGAGGGCGGGGTCCTCCTGATCGACGGCGACCTCCAGCCCCGCGAGCTCCGGTCGGGCTCGGTCGCGATCGACGGCGCCCGCGCGGGCGCCGTCGACGAGTTCGACACGGAGAGCGCGCGGATCGCCGAGGCGATCGCCCGATCGGGCGTCGAGGCGGCGTTCGTCACCGGCGACGCGAGCGCCGCCATCGGCGACCGGCTGGCCGAACGCGGCGTCGTCACCGTCCGGAACGTCAAGCGCTCGGACATCGACGTCCTCTCGCGGGTCACCGGCGCCACGAGCCGCGGCCCCGTCACGCCCAACAACCCCCCACTGGACGCCGAACTCGGCGTCGGCTCGGTCGGGTGGCGCGAGGCGACGGGCGGGAAGCGATGGCTCGAGGTCACCGCGCCCGCGGGGAGCGAGCCGCGGAGCGTCGGGCTGGTCGTCCGCGGCGGCACCGAGAGCTCGGCCGGCGAGGCCGAACGCCGCATCAAGGACGGGCTCAACGCGGTCCGTGCCGCGATCAAGCGACCGGCGGCCCTCCCCGGGGGCGGGGCGGCCGACCTCGCGGCGGCACGGGCGGTCCGGGAGCTGGCGCCGAAGTTCGACGGCCGCGAGCAGCTTGCGGTCGAGGGGTTCGCCGAGGCGATGGAGGTGGTCCCGCGGACGCTCGCGCGCAACGCGGGCCGCGACCCCATCGACTCGATGACCGATCTGCGGGTCCGCCACGACGCCGGTCGTTCGAGAGCCGGGATCGACGCCGACGGGCGGCTCGTCGACGACGTCGTCGCCGCGAGCGACGCGCTGAACGCCCACCTCGTCCGCACCGGCGGCCTGATCCGCGGCGTCGAGTTCGCGAACTCGCTGTTCACCGTCGACGGCGTCGTCTTCAACGACGGTCCGCCGGTCCCGTTCGGCGACGACGGGCAGTGA
- a CDS encoding sugar ABC transporter permease translates to MATKIGELRGFELPREYYHWLSKESVWGWLFLLPSLIALGLVSVYPLLRGIYLSFFEYDGIGEPQWVGLDHYAFILGWTEFWLIMRNTLVWAFASVVIMALIGLGFAILLNRDFRGRSIATTLLLLPWAIPFISIALNWRLLYNFELGPLNGFLRLAGISEGLPWIASSRYALFSIMLAWVWRNFPFFMLTFLAGMKGIPGDLYEAAHVDGSSRIDSFRHITLPFLQPVAVVMTLLMSLWSLNHFTLIYVMTGGGPGNSSMVLPVYIYERAFHLGEMGLASAIAVAMLAVMLTYGLIYLRLYREDVGGK, encoded by the coding sequence ATGGCAACTAAAATAGGAGAACTACGAGGTTTCGAGCTCCCGCGCGAGTACTACCACTGGCTCTCGAAGGAGAGCGTCTGGGGATGGCTGTTCCTCCTGCCCTCGCTGATAGCTCTGGGGCTGGTGAGCGTCTACCCGCTGCTGCGCGGGATCTATCTCAGCTTCTTCGAGTACGACGGGATCGGCGAGCCCCAGTGGGTCGGGCTCGACCACTACGCATTCATCCTCGGCTGGACGGAGTTCTGGCTCATCATGCGCAACACGCTGGTGTGGGCGTTCGCGTCGGTCGTGATCATGGCCCTCATCGGGCTCGGCTTCGCGATCCTGCTGAACCGCGACTTCCGGGGTCGGTCGATCGCGACGACGCTGCTGCTGCTGCCCTGGGCGATCCCGTTCATCTCGATCGCGCTGAACTGGCGGCTGTTGTACAACTTCGAGCTCGGTCCGCTCAACGGCTTCCTCAGGCTGGCCGGGATCAGCGAGGGGCTCCCCTGGATCGCGAGCTCGCGCTACGCGCTGTTCTCGATCATGCTCGCGTGGGTCTGGCGGAACTTCCCGTTCTTCATGCTCACCTTCCTGGCGGGGATGAAGGGGATCCCGGGCGATCTCTACGAGGCGGCCCACGTCGACGGCTCCTCGCGGATCGACTCGTTTCGCCACATCACGCTGCCGTTCCTCCAGCCGGTCGCGGTCGTGATGACGCTGCTGATGAGCCTCTGGTCGCTCAACCACTTCACGCTGATCTACGTGATGACCGGCGGCGGGCCCGGCAACTCGTCGATGGTGCTGCCGGTCTACATCTACGAGCGGGCGTTCCACCTCGGCGAGATGGGACTGGCCAGCGCGATCGCGGTCGCGATGCTGGCGGTGATGCTGACCTACGGCCTGATCTACCTGCGCCTCTACCGTGAGGACGTCGGGGGGAAATGA
- a CDS encoding carbohydrate ABC transporter permease, producing MATDTHTTSEESTGFLTERRADLARRAGFHALLWSLIAIVLSPVLWMFIVSVNQIGFQSFIDDPAAWAAGADFSAYFRVWYESDFPYWFRNSLIVSLGATALSIGVCTLGAYSIGRLRYKGRTAMATFLLITQMFPAVLLAIPLFLVFQDLGLVNSLSGLVIAYVAFTLPFAIWMLRGFYENLPQSLEEAAMIDGSTRLGAVVRVILPLSAPAIATTAIFTWVLAWNEFIFALVLINDSQQQTLPPGMGEWVGQFALNWDMLMAGAIGATLPMLIVFFLLQNYIVKGLAEGAVKS from the coding sequence ATGGCAACTGACACACACACCACGTCGGAGGAATCGACCGGCTTCCTGACCGAGCGGCGGGCCGATCTCGCCAGGCGGGCGGGCTTTCACGCCCTGCTGTGGTCGCTGATCGCGATCGTCCTCTCGCCGGTGCTGTGGATGTTCATCGTCTCGGTCAACCAGATCGGGTTCCAGTCGTTCATCGACGACCCCGCCGCCTGGGCCGCGGGCGCGGATTTCTCGGCCTACTTCCGGGTCTGGTACGAGTCCGACTTCCCCTACTGGTTCCGCAACAGCCTGATCGTCAGCCTCGGCGCGACCGCGCTGAGCATCGGGGTCTGTACGCTGGGTGCCTACAGCATCGGCCGGCTCCGGTACAAGGGCCGGACGGCGATGGCGACGTTCCTGCTCATCACCCAGATGTTCCCCGCGGTCCTGCTCGCGATCCCGCTGTTCCTGGTCTTCCAAGACCTCGGGTTGGTCAACTCGCTCAGCGGGCTCGTGATCGCGTACGTCGCGTTCACGTTGCCGTTCGCGATCTGGATGCTGCGCGGGTTCTACGAGAACCTACCCCAGTCGCTCGAGGAGGCGGCGATGATCGACGGCAGCACCCGACTCGGCGCCGTCGTTCGGGTGATCCTCCCGCTGTCGGCGCCCGCGATCGCGACGACCGCGATCTTCACGTGGGTGCTGGCCTGGAACGAGTTCATCTTCGCATTGGTGTTGATCAACGACTCCCAGCAACAGACCCTCCCGCCCGGGATGGGCGAGTGGGTCGGCCAGTTCGCGCTCAACTGGGACATGCTGATGGCCGGCGCCATCGGCGCGACGCTCCCGATGCTGATCGTCTTCTTCCTGCTACAGAACTACATCGTCAAGGGGCTCGCCGAGGGCGCCGTCAAATCGTAG
- a CDS encoding extracellular solute-binding protein — protein sequence MTHRDTERGGTTAEDGHDEDPASSGSEPDPDDYSRRGFMETAGTMAAAGASAGLAGCIGGDDSQGTGEGDFVWWTMRGYIPEETQAIQETAEGFEDWADEEVNVTTNVVTWDQVFEEWTAALQGQSAPNVSEMANEHAVDYGASGVVRPNTELFEQYDDWYEVPSYWGDYEDEVWGFPWFIEVRSFYTNMAILEEAGHDSPPETWEELIEMGTDVQSETDSAGFVSGGAQDTGTGQVIYGLTAQSGGDFYGYDEDADEWTVEMDSPESLFSHLWMASLQEEWGIVPGGWAGTDSTDAEQLYREGNAAFMINSGDAANEMVNQEEETVETTELSLIPEGPMGTNTAFMGGSCLSAFESDYTQHDVDDDISMSFIEYMTEPETMEEYFTEATPNFLPVREAQEEIPPFTENETEIPDEWIASRLEQAEDVARYGVTGSERNAPFLGDIEGATDAYSVAISGILGAEQDPQETLLSLANDMRETISGDVDYELEQSTDPPELDDAPEELQPWIEGDGDTPQIWTP from the coding sequence ATGACACATAGAGACACGGAAAGGGGAGGAACGACTGCGGAGGACGGACACGACGAGGACCCGGCGTCTTCGGGTTCCGAGCCCGATCCCGACGACTACTCGCGGCGGGGGTTCATGGAGACGGCGGGGACGATGGCCGCCGCGGGCGCGAGCGCCGGGCTGGCGGGCTGTATCGGCGGGGACGACAGCCAGGGAACCGGCGAGGGCGACTTCGTCTGGTGGACGATGCGAGGCTACATCCCCGAGGAGACGCAGGCGATCCAGGAGACCGCCGAAGGCTTCGAGGACTGGGCCGACGAGGAGGTCAACGTCACCACCAACGTCGTCACCTGGGACCAGGTCTTCGAGGAGTGGACGGCCGCCCTCCAGGGCCAGAGCGCGCCCAACGTCAGCGAGATGGCCAACGAGCACGCCGTCGACTACGGCGCCTCGGGGGTCGTCCGGCCGAACACGGAGCTGTTCGAGCAGTACGACGACTGGTACGAGGTCCCCTCCTACTGGGGCGACTACGAGGACGAGGTCTGGGGGTTCCCGTGGTTCATCGAGGTGCGGAGCTTCTATACGAACATGGCCATCCTCGAGGAGGCCGGCCACGACAGCCCCCCCGAGACCTGGGAGGAGCTGATCGAGATGGGGACGGACGTCCAGTCGGAGACCGATTCGGCCGGCTTCGTCTCGGGCGGGGCACAGGACACGGGGACCGGGCAGGTGATCTACGGTCTGACCGCCCAGTCCGGCGGCGACTTCTACGGCTACGACGAGGACGCGGACGAGTGGACGGTCGAGATGGACTCCCCGGAGTCGCTGTTCAGCCACCTCTGGATGGCGAGCCTCCAGGAGGAGTGGGGCATCGTTCCCGGCGGCTGGGCCGGGACCGACAGCACCGACGCCGAGCAGCTCTACCGCGAGGGCAACGCGGCCTTCATGATCAACTCCGGCGACGCCGCCAACGAGATGGTCAACCAGGAAGAGGAGACCGTCGAGACGACCGAGCTCTCGCTGATCCCGGAGGGTCCCATGGGAACGAACACCGCATTCATGGGCGGGAGCTGTCTCTCGGCGTTCGAGTCCGACTACACACAGCACGACGTCGACGACGACATCTCGATGTCGTTCATCGAGTACATGACCGAACCCGAGACGATGGAGGAGTACTTCACGGAGGCGACGCCGAACTTCCTCCCCGTGCGCGAGGCCCAGGAGGAGATCCCGCCGTTCACCGAGAACGAGACCGAGATCCCCGACGAGTGGATCGCCTCGCGCCTCGAACAGGCAGAAGACGTCGCCCGCTACGGCGTCACCGGATCCGAGCGCAACGCGCCGTTCCTCGGCGACATAGAGGGCGCCACGGACGCGTACTCGGTCGCGATCTCGGGCATCCTCGGGGCCGAACAGGACCCCCAGGAGACGCTCCTCAGCCTGGCCAACGACATGCGCGAGACGATCAGCGGCGACGTCGACTACGAACTCGAGCAGAGCACGGACCCGCCCGAACTCGACGACGCACCCGAGGAACTGCAGCCCTGGATCGAGGGCGACGGCGACACGCCGCAGATCTGGACCCCCTGA
- a CDS encoding fumarylacetoacetate hydrolase family protein, which produces MRYYQLAAGDDGRLCVETGGDVYDLTSANRGIRGFGDLVSASSISDVPIDDVTDRLLGELDPLDPDAVEGTDRPPVAADEVWAAGVTYSISEQAREEESTMPDMYLNVYDSSRPEVFFKATPSRVVGPNDQVGIRSDSDWDVPEPELAVVLYQGEIVGYTIGNDMSSRSIEGENPLYLPQAKVYDRCCSIGPCVRSADSIDDPHDLEMSMEISRDGRTLYEEATSTAEMVRTVPELVECYARHNAVPEMSVLLTGTSLVPDDGFTLQEGDVVDIEIDDIGTLTNSVVEV; this is translated from the coding sequence ATGCGGTATTACCAGCTTGCGGCGGGTGATGACGGACGGCTCTGTGTCGAAACCGGCGGCGACGTGTACGACCTCACGTCGGCCAACCGGGGTATTCGTGGGTTCGGCGACCTCGTTTCGGCCTCCTCGATCTCGGACGTTCCGATCGACGACGTCACCGACCGGCTGCTCGGCGAGCTCGACCCCCTCGATCCCGACGCCGTCGAGGGCACTGACCGGCCGCCCGTTGCGGCCGACGAGGTCTGGGCGGCCGGCGTCACCTACAGCATCAGCGAGCAGGCCCGCGAGGAAGAGAGCACGATGCCCGACATGTATCTGAACGTCTACGACAGCAGCCGCCCCGAGGTGTTCTTCAAGGCCACGCCCAGCCGGGTCGTCGGGCCGAACGATCAGGTCGGCATCCGATCGGACTCCGACTGGGACGTCCCCGAGCCCGAACTGGCCGTCGTCCTCTATCAGGGCGAGATCGTCGGCTACACGATCGGCAACGACATGAGCAGCCGCTCGATCGAGGGCGAGAACCCGCTGTATCTCCCCCAGGCGAAGGTCTACGACCGCTGTTGTTCGATCGGCCCCTGCGTCAGGTCGGCCGATTCGATCGACGATCCCCACGATCTCGAGATGAGTATGGAGATCTCCCGGGACGGTCGAACGCTCTACGAGGAGGCAACCAGCACCGCCGAAATGGTCCGGACGGTCCCGGAGCTGGTCGAGTGTTACGCCAGACACAACGCCGTTCCCGAGATGTCCGTGCTGCTGACGGGGACCTCGCTCGTCCCCGACGACGGGTTCACGCTCCAGGAGGGCGACGTCGTCGACATCGAGATCGACGACATCGGCACCCTGACCAACTCCGTCGTCGAGGTCTGA
- a CDS encoding beta-galactosidase encodes MSLGVCYFPEHWPSERWEADVRRMADLGLEHVRMAEFSWSELEPKRGEFEFGWLETALDHIDERGMEAVLCTPTATPPRWLVDEHPGMLQEEPDGTTRQFGSRRHYCFNSPAYAEETDRIVTRMAERFADHPAVAGWQTDNEFGCHGTVRCYCEDCSAAFSEWLRERYGDVDALNDAWGTAFWSQRYNDFEQVEPPRHTVAEHHPSLLLDYARFASDSVVDYNDRQVELLRAANDDWFVTHNFMGHFSALDSYDVSESLDFASWDSYPTGHSQREGDDPAVEDLLVGDPDVIGLNHDLYRSVTDEPFWVMEQQPGDVNWPPYSTQPADGAMRLWAHHAVAHGADVVSYFRWRRCRFGQEQYHAGLLKADGTPDRGHDEAARAADELGSLPGLDGNEASVALLHEYDNLWALEAQPHAPEFDYWDHLETYYRALRARGVAVDVVPPTRDLEPYAAVVAPTLHLVDDDVAARLGTYVEGGGELLLTMRSGVKDRANALLNEPAPGPLSGLVGATVEDWGTPHPEMERELRYDGDPFEYRVWNERLSTDAALAVGEYRTGRAAGHPAITANAVGDGHARYCGVWPGDSLADAIVSDLLADAGVPATAEPLPPRVRVVERDGLTWVTNFSDRELLVKPPDGASMLQGSETVPGYGLAVVDAPLTDVGVEHR; translated from the coding sequence ATGTCACTCGGTGTCTGTTACTTCCCCGAGCATTGGCCGAGCGAGCGATGGGAAGCGGACGTTCGACGGATGGCCGACCTGGGTCTCGAACACGTCCGGATGGCGGAGTTCTCCTGGTCCGAACTGGAGCCAAAGCGCGGCGAGTTCGAGTTCGGCTGGCTCGAGACGGCGCTGGATCACATCGACGAACGCGGCATGGAGGCCGTGTTGTGCACGCCGACGGCGACGCCGCCCCGATGGCTCGTCGACGAGCACCCGGGGATGCTCCAGGAGGAGCCCGACGGGACGACCCGGCAGTTCGGCAGCCGCCGGCATTACTGCTTCAACTCGCCGGCGTACGCCGAGGAGACCGACCGGATCGTCACCCGAATGGCCGAGCGCTTCGCCGACCATCCCGCCGTCGCCGGCTGGCAGACCGACAACGAGTTCGGCTGCCACGGGACGGTCCGGTGTTACTGCGAGGACTGCTCGGCGGCGTTCAGCGAGTGGCTCCGCGAGCGCTACGGCGACGTCGACGCGCTCAACGACGCCTGGGGGACCGCGTTCTGGAGCCAGCGCTACAACGACTTCGAACAGGTGGAGCCGCCTCGACACACCGTCGCCGAGCACCACCCGTCGCTGCTGCTCGATTACGCCCGCTTCGCGAGCGATAGCGTCGTCGACTACAACGACCGCCAGGTCGAGCTCCTGCGGGCGGCCAACGACGACTGGTTCGTCACGCACAACTTCATGGGTCACTTCTCCGCGCTGGACAGCTACGACGTGAGCGAGAGCCTCGACTTCGCCTCCTGGGACTCGTATCCCACCGGCCACTCCCAGCGGGAAGGGGACGACCCGGCGGTCGAGGACCTGCTGGTCGGCGACCCGGACGTCATCGGGCTGAACCACGACCTCTACCGGTCGGTGACCGACGAGCCGTTCTGGGTGATGGAACAGCAGCCCGGCGACGTGAACTGGCCGCCCTATTCCACCCAGCCGGCCGACGGCGCGATGCGGCTGTGGGCCCACCACGCCGTGGCTCACGGCGCGGACGTCGTCTCGTACTTCCGGTGGCGACGCTGCCGGTTCGGCCAGGAGCAGTATCACGCGGGGTTGCTGAAGGCAGACGGAACTCCGGATCGGGGCCACGACGAGGCCGCCAGGGCCGCCGACGAGCTCGGGAGCCTCCCCGGGCTCGACGGCAACGAGGCCTCCGTCGCACTCCTCCACGAGTACGACAACCTGTGGGCGCTGGAGGCCCAGCCACACGCCCCCGAGTTCGACTACTGGGACCACCTCGAGACCTACTACCGGGCGCTTCGGGCCCGCGGCGTCGCCGTCGACGTCGTCCCGCCGACCCGCGACCTCGAACCCTATGCGGCCGTCGTCGCGCCGACGCTCCATCTCGTCGACGACGACGTCGCGGCCCGGCTCGGGACGTACGTCGAGGGGGGTGGCGAGCTCCTCCTGACGATGCGCTCCGGCGTCAAGGACCGCGCGAACGCGCTGTTGAACGAGCCGGCCCCGGGTCCGCTCTCGGGGCTCGTCGGCGCGACGGTCGAGGACTGGGGGACGCCACACCCGGAGATGGAGCGGGAGCTCCGGTACGATGGCGATCCGTTCGAGTACCGCGTCTGGAACGAGCGACTAAGCACGGACGCGGCGCTCGCCGTCGGGGAGTACCGAACCGGGCGAGCGGCGGGTCATCCCGCGATCACGGCCAACGCCGTCGGCGACGGCCATGCCCGCTACTGTGGCGTCTGGCCCGGCGATTCGCTCGCCGACGCGATCGTCTCCGACCTGCTCGCGGACGCGGGAGTTCCGGCGACGGCCGAACCGCTTCCGCCGCGGGTCCGTGTCGTCGAGCGCGACGGCCTCACCTGGGTCACGAACTTCTCCGATCGCGAACTCCTCGTCAAGCCTCCGGACGGGGCGTCGATGCTGCAGGGGTCCGAAACGGTTCCCGGATATGGCCTCGCGGTCGTCGACGCGCCGTTGACCGACGTCGGCGTCGAGCACCGGTAA